The following are encoded together in the Ranitomeya imitator isolate aRanImi1 chromosome 4, aRanImi1.pri, whole genome shotgun sequence genome:
- the LOC138674445 gene encoding keratin-associated protein 4-3-like, which produces MRLLSLGRETRCRESLGRETRCRESLGRETRCRESLGRETRCRESLGRETRCRESLGRETRCRESLGRETRCRESLGRETRCRESLGRETRCRESLGRETRCRESLGRETRCRESLGRETRCRESLGRETRCRESLGRETRCRESLGRETRWRESLGRETRWREFGSGDPL; this is translated from the coding sequence atgaggctgttgagtttgggtcggGAGACCCGCTGTAGAGAGAGTTTGGGTCGGGAGACCCGCTGTAGAGAGAGTTTGGGTCGGGAGACCCGCTGTAGAGAGAGTTTGGGTCGGGAGACCCGCTGTAGAGAGAGTTTGGGTCGGGAGACCCGCTGTAGAGAGAGTTTGGGTCGGGAGACCCGCTGTAGAGAGAGTTTGGGTCGGGAGACCCGCTGTAGAGAGAGTTTGGGTCGGGAGACCCGCTGTAGAGAGAGTTTGGGTCGGGAGACCCGCTGTAGAGAGAGTTTGGGTCGGGAGACCCGCTGTAGAGAGAGTTTGGGTCGGGAGACCCGCTGTAGAGAGAGTTTGGGTCGGGAGACCCGCTGTAGAGAGAGTTTGGGTCGGGAGACCCGCTGTAGAGAGAGTTTGGGTCGGGAGACCCGCTGTAGAGAGAGTTTGGGTCGGGAGACCCGCTGGAGAGAGAGTTTGGGTCGGGAGACCCGCTGGAGAGAGTTTGGGTCGGGAGACCCGCTGTAG